One Paenibacillus crassostreae DNA segment encodes these proteins:
- a CDS encoding phosphatidylglycerol lysyltransferase domain-containing protein: MVFMKNLIPYSQKRRTNRGLSENQLQVHYDELLSLFKEKGGNHVSHLIFLQDKKQFWTKDQNVLIMYKQIFDKLVVLGDPIGEESHFQLAITEFNEFCKSKKLKPIFYQVSPRYMHSYHDTGFRFIKLGEEAIIKLTHFSLEGKKGANLRNRMNKFFRNGFTFCVVDPPHTDQLLAKIKEVSDSWLGSQKEKGFSVVSFCNDYVSRFSIALIHNAEGKIIAFATLATDYKQTLIIDLMRKNEDNPHGTMDVLFLQIFEWAKYNNFQQCSLGIAPLSNVGNYKHSFISEKIIRLVYLYGNDKYNFKGLKEFKGKFATEWEPKYLAYKKSFFPIIFIQLVFLINRKQQPQQKPIIRKNRMFVKKILSKKEFFTKDW, translated from the coding sequence CGCACAAACAGAGGTTTATCTGAAAATCAGCTGCAAGTTCATTATGATGAATTGCTATCTTTATTTAAAGAAAAAGGTGGCAATCACGTATCTCATCTTATTTTTTTGCAAGATAAAAAACAATTTTGGACAAAAGATCAGAATGTATTAATTATGTATAAGCAAATATTTGATAAATTAGTCGTACTCGGAGATCCCATTGGTGAAGAATCACATTTTCAATTGGCAATTACTGAATTTAATGAATTTTGTAAATCAAAAAAGTTAAAACCTATTTTTTATCAAGTAAGTCCAAGATATATGCACTCTTATCATGATACTGGTTTTAGGTTTATAAAATTAGGGGAGGAGGCCATTATAAAGCTTACTCATTTTTCTCTTGAAGGAAAAAAGGGAGCAAACCTACGTAATAGAATGAATAAGTTTTTCCGTAACGGTTTTACATTTTGTGTTGTAGATCCTCCTCATACTGATCAACTGCTTGCAAAAATCAAAGAAGTATCGGATTCTTGGTTAGGAAGCCAGAAAGAGAAAGGATTCTCGGTAGTTTCATTTTGTAATGATTACGTCTCGCGTTTTTCGATTGCCCTTATACATAATGCAGAAGGGAAAATTATTGCGTTTGCTACATTAGCTACGGATTATAAACAGACACTAATCATTGATCTTATGAGAAAGAACGAAGATAACCCTCATGGGACAATGGATGTATTGTTTTTACAAATCTTTGAATGGGCAAAATATAATAATTTTCAACAATGTAGTTTAGGGATTGCCCCTTTATCGAATGTTGGAAATTATAAACATTCCTTTATTAGTGAAAAAATTATTCGTTTAGTATATCTCTATGGAAATGACAAGTATAATTTTAAAGGTTTAAAAGAGTTTAAAGGTAAATTTGCAACAGAATGGGAACCGAAATATTTAGCCTATAAAAAATCATTTTTTCCTATTATATTTATCCAATTAGTTTTTTTGATAAATCGTAAACAACAACCCCAACAAAAACCAATAATTAGAAAGAATCGTATGTTTGTAAAAAAGATTTTGAGTAAAAAAGAGTTTTTTACGAAAGATTGGTAG